The Kitasatospora sp. NBC_00240 genome contains a region encoding:
- a CDS encoding MarR family transcriptional regulator, with the protein MLMVTDLFGILRRLELTPTATNILSVMVDKQNPGGVVPLTQQDIAEELQILPSVVSRSMTLLVERGLVLRKGYRYRLHPAIAGYNTELEMQAAMARAAREGVPPILIPDYQKAPPKAGPTRLRVAG; encoded by the coding sequence ATGCTGATGGTCACCGACCTCTTCGGCATCCTGCGCCGCCTGGAGCTGACGCCCACCGCGACGAACATCCTGTCGGTCATGGTCGACAAGCAGAACCCCGGGGGCGTCGTCCCCCTCACCCAGCAGGACATCGCCGAGGAACTGCAGATCTTGCCGTCCGTCGTCAGCCGCAGCATGACGCTGCTCGTCGAGCGCGGTCTCGTCCTGCGCAAGGGCTACCGCTACCGCCTCCACCCCGCGATCGCCGGCTACAACACCGAGCTGGAGATGCAGGCCGCCATGGCCCGGGCTGCCCGCGAAGGGGTCCCGCCGATCCTCATTCCTGACTACCAGAAGGCGCCGCCGAAGGCCGGCCCGACCCGGCTCCGGGTCGCGGGCTGA